Proteins encoded within one genomic window of Zootoca vivipara chromosome 12, rZooViv1.1, whole genome shotgun sequence:
- the CCM2 gene encoding cerebral cavernous malformations 2 protein isoform X2, translated as MEEEGKRGKKPGIVSPFKRVFLKGEKVGRDKKTQEKVTERRPLHTVSVPLPDRVDPDILLNDYIEKEVKYLGQLASVPGYLNPSSRTEVLHLIDNAKRAHKLPGQLTQEHDAVISLSAYNVKLVWRDGEDIILRVPIHDIASVSYIRDDSSHLVVLKTAQDPGISPNQSLCAESLKALTSGSLSESGAVPVEACCLVVLATENKVTAEELCSLLSQVFHIVYTESTIDFLDRAIFDGASTPTRHLSLHSDDSSTKVDVKDSYETEASTFSFPESLETGGNSPSSFSAQPSPHAKAASESELSTTATELLQDYMMTLRTKLSSHEIQQFAMLLHEYRNGASIHEFCVSLRQLYGDSRKFLLLGLRPFIPEKDSQYFENFLETIGVKDGRGIITDSFGRYRRTVSTTSNSTTNGNGAAGSSDDQSAPSEGDEWDRMISDISNDIEALGCSMDHDSS; from the exons CCTGGCATAGTGTCCCCTTTCAAGCGTGTCTTCCTGAAAGGCGAAAAGGTGGGTCGGGATAAGAAGACCCAGGAGAAGGTGACAGAGAGGCGGCCGCTGCACACGGTCTCCGTCCCTTTGCCTGACCGGGTGGATCCCGACATCCTCTTGAACGACTACATCGAAAAGGAAGTGAAG TATTTAGGCCAATTAGCATCTGTCCCAGGGTACCTGAATCCCTCCAGCCGAACGGAAGTGCTGCATTTGATAGACAATGCAAAG AGGGCTCATAAGCTTCCAGGGCAGCTGACGCAGGAACATGACGCTGTGATCAGCCTCTCCGCCTACAACGTCAAACTGGTGTGGCGGGATGGCGAAGATATCATACTCAGGGTCCCAATCCATGACATTGCGTCGGTTTCCTACATCCGCGACGACTCCTCGCACCTGGTGGTGTTGAAAACAG CTCAGGACCCCGGGATTTCCCCCAACCAGAGTCTTTGTGCCGAAAGCTTGAAAGCTCTCACGTCAGGGTCTCTCTCGGAGAGCGGAGCGGTTCCTGTCGAAGCTTGTTGCCTGGTGGTCCTGGCTACGGAGAATAAA GTAACCGCGGAGGAACTCTGCTCCCTTCTCAGCCAAGTCTTCCACATTGTTTACACGGAGTCCACCATAGACTTCCTCGACAGAGCAATATTCGACGGGGCCTCCACGCCAACCCGGCATCTCTCCCTGCACAGCG ATGACTCTTCTACAAAAGTGGACGTTAAAGATTCCTACGAAACGGAAGCAAGCACTTT TTCTTTCCCCGAGTCCTTGGAGACCGGTGGCAACTCCCCTTCTTCCTTCTCGGCACAGCCATCTCCCCACGCCAAGGCGGCCAGCGAGAGCGAGCTGAGCACCACCGCAACAGAGCTCCTCCAGGACTACATGATGACG CTACGAACAAAACTCTCCTCTCATGAGATCCAGCAGTTTGCCATGCTTTTGCACGAATACCGCAATGGGGCGTCCATACACGAGTTCTGCGTCAGCCTGCGACAGCTCTATGGGGATAGCCGGAAATTCCTTCTGCTAG gccttAGACCATTCATCCCTGAGAAGGACAGCCAATACTTTGAGAACTTCCTGGAGACGATTGGCGTGAAGGACGGGCGAGGCATCATCACCGACAGCTTTGGGAGGTACCGGCGGACGGTGAGCACGACCTCCAACTCAACCACCAACGGCAACGGAGCCGCGGGGAGCTCGGACGACCAGTCCGCACCCTCGGAGGGAGATGAGTGGGACCGCATGATCTCAGACATCAGCAATGACATCGAGGCTCTCGGCTGCAGCATGGACCACGATTCTTCGTGA
- the CCM2 gene encoding cerebral cavernous malformations 2 protein isoform X3: protein MENEPGIVSPFKRVFLKGEKVGRDKKTQEKVTERRPLHTVSVPLPDRVDPDILLNDYIEKEVKYLGQLASVPGYLNPSSRTEVLHLIDNAKRAHKLPGQLTQEHDAVISLSAYNVKLVWRDGEDIILRVPIHDIASVSYIRDDSSHLVVLKTAQDPGISPNQSLCAESLKALTSGSLSESGAVPVEACCLVVLATENKVTAEELCSLLSQVFHIVYTESTIDFLDRAIFDGASTPTRHLSLHSDDSSTKVDVKDSYETEASTFSFPESLETGGNSPSSFSAQPSPHAKAASESELSTTATELLQDYMMTLRTKLSSHEIQQFAMLLHEYRNGASIHEFCVSLRQLYGDSRKFLLLGLRPFIPEKDSQYFENFLETIGVKDGRGIITDSFGRYRRTVSTTSNSTTNGNGAAGSSDDQSAPSEGDEWDRMISDISNDIEALGCSMDHDSS, encoded by the exons ATGGAGAATGAG CCTGGCATAGTGTCCCCTTTCAAGCGTGTCTTCCTGAAAGGCGAAAAGGTGGGTCGGGATAAGAAGACCCAGGAGAAGGTGACAGAGAGGCGGCCGCTGCACACGGTCTCCGTCCCTTTGCCTGACCGGGTGGATCCCGACATCCTCTTGAACGACTACATCGAAAAGGAAGTGAAG TATTTAGGCCAATTAGCATCTGTCCCAGGGTACCTGAATCCCTCCAGCCGAACGGAAGTGCTGCATTTGATAGACAATGCAAAG AGGGCTCATAAGCTTCCAGGGCAGCTGACGCAGGAACATGACGCTGTGATCAGCCTCTCCGCCTACAACGTCAAACTGGTGTGGCGGGATGGCGAAGATATCATACTCAGGGTCCCAATCCATGACATTGCGTCGGTTTCCTACATCCGCGACGACTCCTCGCACCTGGTGGTGTTGAAAACAG CTCAGGACCCCGGGATTTCCCCCAACCAGAGTCTTTGTGCCGAAAGCTTGAAAGCTCTCACGTCAGGGTCTCTCTCGGAGAGCGGAGCGGTTCCTGTCGAAGCTTGTTGCCTGGTGGTCCTGGCTACGGAGAATAAA GTAACCGCGGAGGAACTCTGCTCCCTTCTCAGCCAAGTCTTCCACATTGTTTACACGGAGTCCACCATAGACTTCCTCGACAGAGCAATATTCGACGGGGCCTCCACGCCAACCCGGCATCTCTCCCTGCACAGCG ATGACTCTTCTACAAAAGTGGACGTTAAAGATTCCTACGAAACGGAAGCAAGCACTTT TTCTTTCCCCGAGTCCTTGGAGACCGGTGGCAACTCCCCTTCTTCCTTCTCGGCACAGCCATCTCCCCACGCCAAGGCGGCCAGCGAGAGCGAGCTGAGCACCACCGCAACAGAGCTCCTCCAGGACTACATGATGACG CTACGAACAAAACTCTCCTCTCATGAGATCCAGCAGTTTGCCATGCTTTTGCACGAATACCGCAATGGGGCGTCCATACACGAGTTCTGCGTCAGCCTGCGACAGCTCTATGGGGATAGCCGGAAATTCCTTCTGCTAG gccttAGACCATTCATCCCTGAGAAGGACAGCCAATACTTTGAGAACTTCCTGGAGACGATTGGCGTGAAGGACGGGCGAGGCATCATCACCGACAGCTTTGGGAGGTACCGGCGGACGGTGAGCACGACCTCCAACTCAACCACCAACGGCAACGGAGCCGCGGGGAGCTCGGACGACCAGTCCGCACCCTCGGAGGGAGATGAGTGGGACCGCATGATCTCAGACATCAGCAATGACATCGAGGCTCTCGGCTGCAGCATGGACCACGATTCTTCGTGA
- the CCM2 gene encoding cerebral cavernous malformations 2 protein isoform X1, giving the protein MELAKCSQLVLHYVSSSSLRGRDSTFRLIHRTPGIVSPFKRVFLKGEKVGRDKKTQEKVTERRPLHTVSVPLPDRVDPDILLNDYIEKEVKYLGQLASVPGYLNPSSRTEVLHLIDNAKRAHKLPGQLTQEHDAVISLSAYNVKLVWRDGEDIILRVPIHDIASVSYIRDDSSHLVVLKTAQDPGISPNQSLCAESLKALTSGSLSESGAVPVEACCLVVLATENKVTAEELCSLLSQVFHIVYTESTIDFLDRAIFDGASTPTRHLSLHSDDSSTKVDVKDSYETEASTFSFPESLETGGNSPSSFSAQPSPHAKAASESELSTTATELLQDYMMTLRTKLSSHEIQQFAMLLHEYRNGASIHEFCVSLRQLYGDSRKFLLLGLRPFIPEKDSQYFENFLETIGVKDGRGIITDSFGRYRRTVSTTSNSTTNGNGAAGSSDDQSAPSEGDEWDRMISDISNDIEALGCSMDHDSS; this is encoded by the exons ATGGAGTTGGCAAAATGTTCACAGCTTGTTCTGCATTACGTTTCAAGCAGCAGTCTCCGTGGCAGAGATTCCACCTTCCGCCTCATCCACAGAACG CCTGGCATAGTGTCCCCTTTCAAGCGTGTCTTCCTGAAAGGCGAAAAGGTGGGTCGGGATAAGAAGACCCAGGAGAAGGTGACAGAGAGGCGGCCGCTGCACACGGTCTCCGTCCCTTTGCCTGACCGGGTGGATCCCGACATCCTCTTGAACGACTACATCGAAAAGGAAGTGAAG TATTTAGGCCAATTAGCATCTGTCCCAGGGTACCTGAATCCCTCCAGCCGAACGGAAGTGCTGCATTTGATAGACAATGCAAAG AGGGCTCATAAGCTTCCAGGGCAGCTGACGCAGGAACATGACGCTGTGATCAGCCTCTCCGCCTACAACGTCAAACTGGTGTGGCGGGATGGCGAAGATATCATACTCAGGGTCCCAATCCATGACATTGCGTCGGTTTCCTACATCCGCGACGACTCCTCGCACCTGGTGGTGTTGAAAACAG CTCAGGACCCCGGGATTTCCCCCAACCAGAGTCTTTGTGCCGAAAGCTTGAAAGCTCTCACGTCAGGGTCTCTCTCGGAGAGCGGAGCGGTTCCTGTCGAAGCTTGTTGCCTGGTGGTCCTGGCTACGGAGAATAAA GTAACCGCGGAGGAACTCTGCTCCCTTCTCAGCCAAGTCTTCCACATTGTTTACACGGAGTCCACCATAGACTTCCTCGACAGAGCAATATTCGACGGGGCCTCCACGCCAACCCGGCATCTCTCCCTGCACAGCG ATGACTCTTCTACAAAAGTGGACGTTAAAGATTCCTACGAAACGGAAGCAAGCACTTT TTCTTTCCCCGAGTCCTTGGAGACCGGTGGCAACTCCCCTTCTTCCTTCTCGGCACAGCCATCTCCCCACGCCAAGGCGGCCAGCGAGAGCGAGCTGAGCACCACCGCAACAGAGCTCCTCCAGGACTACATGATGACG CTACGAACAAAACTCTCCTCTCATGAGATCCAGCAGTTTGCCATGCTTTTGCACGAATACCGCAATGGGGCGTCCATACACGAGTTCTGCGTCAGCCTGCGACAGCTCTATGGGGATAGCCGGAAATTCCTTCTGCTAG gccttAGACCATTCATCCCTGAGAAGGACAGCCAATACTTTGAGAACTTCCTGGAGACGATTGGCGTGAAGGACGGGCGAGGCATCATCACCGACAGCTTTGGGAGGTACCGGCGGACGGTGAGCACGACCTCCAACTCAACCACCAACGGCAACGGAGCCGCGGGGAGCTCGGACGACCAGTCCGCACCCTCGGAGGGAGATGAGTGGGACCGCATGATCTCAGACATCAGCAATGACATCGAGGCTCTCGGCTGCAGCATGGACCACGATTCTTCGTGA